The following coding sequences are from one Lipingzhangella halophila window:
- a CDS encoding single-stranded DNA-binding protein, whose translation MPKLSSTSAPATPVPAQEPLPDVGGDSQRSEPRSGWRPHDDAGHRNEVVLAGRVTAEPAVRELPSGTHLVTWRISVIRPAADQRPNQPADPITCVSFHPSIEDATRGWRIGDLVQVSGALRRRFWRSPNGSSSVIEVEARNAQRVTAAGSGHTAREPDHQPK comes from the coding sequence ATGCCGAAGCTCTCCAGCACGTCAGCCCCCGCCACCCCGGTCCCGGCTCAGGAGCCGCTGCCCGACGTTGGTGGCGACTCCCAGCGGAGCGAGCCGCGGTCCGGCTGGCGGCCCCACGACGACGCCGGACACCGCAACGAGGTCGTGCTGGCCGGCCGGGTGACCGCGGAACCCGCGGTCCGCGAGCTTCCCAGCGGCACCCACCTGGTCACATGGCGGATCTCGGTGATCCGGCCGGCGGCGGACCAGCGCCCCAACCAGCCGGCCGACCCGATCACCTGCGTGAGCTTCCACCCGTCGATCGAGGACGCCACCCGGGGCTGGCGGATCGGTGATCTCGTCCAGGTCAGCGGCGCGCTGCGGCGCAGGTTCTGGAGGTCACCGAACGGCTCGTCCAGCGTGATCGAGGTTGAGGCGCGGAACGCGCAGCGGGTCACGGCGGCAGGGAGCGGGCATACCGCGCGGGAGCCCGATCACCAGCCCAAGTAG